The following are encoded in a window of Thermoanaerobacter ethanolicus JW 200 genomic DNA:
- a CDS encoding acyl-CoA dehydrogenase, which produces MDFSLTKEQQMVRKILREFAEKEIAPKAKEIDLTGEFPWDNVKKMAKADMMGIPYPKEYGGAGGDYISYIIAVEEISRACAATGVILSAHTSLACFPIFQWGTKEQKEKYLIPLAKGEKLGAFALTEPNAGTDAAAQQTTAVLEGDHYILNGSKIFITNGGKADVYIVFAMTDKSKGTKGISAFIVEKDFPGFYIGKVEEKMGIRGSRAAELVFEDCVVPKENLLGKEGEGFKIAMVTLDGGRIGIGAQALGIAQAALDEVTKYVKERQQFGRPIGKFQGLQWYIAEMATKVSAARHLVYYAAWRKQNNLSYTMEAAMAKLFASETAMEVTTKAVQIFGGYGYTKDYPVERLMRDAKITEIYEGTSEVQKMVIASNLLKM; this is translated from the coding sequence ATGGATTTTTCATTGACGAAAGAACAACAAATGGTAAGGAAAATATTAAGAGAATTTGCTGAAAAAGAGATTGCACCTAAAGCAAAGGAAATTGATTTAACGGGTGAATTTCCTTGGGATAATGTCAAAAAAATGGCGAAAGCTGATATGATGGGAATTCCATATCCAAAGGAATATGGAGGAGCAGGAGGAGATTATATAAGTTATATTATTGCAGTGGAAGAGATATCCCGCGCTTGTGCAGCTACAGGCGTAATATTGTCTGCTCATACATCATTGGCATGTTTTCCTATTTTCCAGTGGGGAACAAAAGAGCAAAAAGAGAAATACTTAATACCATTGGCAAAAGGAGAAAAGTTAGGGGCTTTTGCGCTTACAGAGCCTAATGCTGGAACTGATGCAGCAGCTCAGCAAACGACAGCAGTATTAGAAGGAGATCATTACATTTTAAACGGCTCTAAGATTTTTATAACCAACGGCGGAAAGGCAGATGTATATATAGTTTTTGCTATGACCGATAAATCTAAAGGTACTAAAGGAATAAGTGCTTTTATTGTAGAAAAAGATTTTCCCGGTTTTTATATAGGAAAAGTAGAAGAAAAAATGGGCATAAGAGGCTCGAGGGCAGCAGAATTGGTATTTGAAGACTGTGTAGTGCCTAAAGAAAACCTACTTGGCAAAGAAGGAGAAGGGTTTAAGATAGCAATGGTGACTTTGGACGGCGGAAGAATAGGTATTGGCGCTCAAGCCTTAGGAATAGCTCAGGCAGCGTTAGACGAGGTCACAAAATATGTGAAAGAGAGGCAACAATTTGGAAGGCCTATAGGGAAATTTCAGGGCTTACAGTGGTATATTGCTGAAATGGCTACAAAAGTAAGTGCAGCTAGACATCTTGTTTACTACGCTGCATGGAGAAAGCAAAACAATTTAAGTTATACGATGGAAGCTGCTATGGCAAAGCTTTTTGCTTCTGAGACAGCCATGGAAGTTACTACAAAGGCAGTACAAATTTTTGGTGGGTATGGTTATACAAAAGATTATCCAGTTGAGAGATTAATGAGAGACGCAAAGATAACAGAAATATATGAAGGTACTTCAGAAGTTCAAAAGATGGTCATAGCCTCGAATTTATTAAAGATGTAA
- a CDS encoding electron transfer flavoprotein subunit alpha/FixB family protein: MNEYKDIWVFAEQREQRLMNVSLEILGEARKLADKKGVKACAVLVGYGVKGLADELIKYGADVVYVIDNPLLKNYTTEGYAKVIADLANEIKPEVILYGATYIGRDLAPRIASRLHTGLTADCTGLDIDENGLLLQIRPAFGGNLIATIICPERRPQMATVRPGVMKKAPKDEKRKGEIIEIQANIKEGDIRTQIFDIIKEAKSKVNIEEADIIVSGGRGVGGAEGFKLIQQLADALGGVVGASRAAVDAGWISSDHQVGQTGKTVRPKLYVACGISGAIQHIAGMGNAKTIVAINKNPDAPIFKVADYGIVGDLFKVIPALIEEIKRIKNNEMA, translated from the coding sequence ATGAATGAATACAAAGATATATGGGTGTTCGCCGAGCAAAGAGAGCAAAGATTAATGAATGTATCTTTAGAGATATTAGGAGAAGCGAGAAAACTTGCTGATAAAAAAGGTGTAAAAGCTTGTGCAGTGTTAGTTGGATATGGTGTAAAAGGTCTGGCAGATGAATTAATCAAATATGGTGCTGATGTAGTGTATGTAATAGATAACCCCCTTCTTAAAAACTATACGACAGAAGGCTATGCAAAAGTCATTGCAGACCTTGCAAATGAGATAAAGCCTGAAGTGATTTTGTATGGAGCCACATATATAGGAAGAGACCTTGCACCAAGGATTGCTTCACGATTGCACACTGGCCTTACAGCAGACTGCACGGGACTTGATATAGATGAAAATGGATTGCTTTTACAAATACGTCCTGCTTTTGGAGGCAATCTCATTGCCACAATAATATGTCCAGAAAGAAGGCCTCAGATGGCCACTGTGAGGCCTGGAGTTATGAAAAAAGCTCCAAAAGACGAAAAGCGCAAAGGAGAAATCATAGAAATACAGGCAAATATTAAAGAGGGTGACATAAGGACCCAAATATTTGATATAATAAAAGAAGCGAAGAGTAAAGTAAATATAGAAGAGGCAGATATTATTGTTTCTGGAGGAAGGGGGGTAGGAGGAGCAGAAGGGTTTAAGCTAATTCAGCAATTAGCTGATGCTTTAGGAGGAGTGGTAGGAGCTTCTCGTGCTGCAGTTGATGCAGGATGGATTTCCTCTGACCACCAAGTGGGGCAGACAGGTAAAACCGTAAGGCCAAAGCTTTATGTAGCTTGCGGCATAAGTGGGGCGATACAGCATATTGCAGGCATGGGAAATGCAAAAACGATAGTTGCCATAAATAAAAATCCTGATGCACCTATTTTTAAAGTAGCTGATTATGGAATAGTTGGAGATTTATTTAAAGTAATACCGGCATTGATAGAGGAAATAAAGAGGATTAAAAATAACGAGATGGCATGA
- the coaD gene encoding pantetheine-phosphate adenylyltransferase, protein MKTAIYPGSFDPVTYGHIDIIKRGALLFDKLIVAVLLNPIKKPLFSIEERIELLKAVTKNIPNVQIDYFDDLLVDYAKKVRAGVIIRGLRMVSDFEYEFQMALINKKLDPSIETVFLMTNEQYSYFSSSAVKEIAQFRGGFSKFVPEIVAQKLKEKLKL, encoded by the coding sequence ATGAAAACAGCAATTTATCCAGGAAGTTTTGATCCAGTTACATATGGCCATATAGATATTATAAAAAGAGGAGCACTTTTATTTGACAAATTAATTGTCGCTGTACTTTTAAATCCAATCAAAAAGCCTTTATTTTCAATAGAAGAAAGAATTGAACTTTTAAAAGCTGTAACAAAAAATATTCCTAATGTCCAAATAGATTACTTTGATGACTTATTAGTAGATTATGCAAAAAAAGTAAGAGCTGGTGTTATAATAAGAGGTTTAAGGATGGTTTCTGACTTTGAGTATGAATTTCAAATGGCTTTAATTAATAAAAAATTAGATCCTTCAATTGAGACAGTTTTTTTAATGACAAATGAGCAATACAGTTATTTCAGTTCTAGTGCAGTAAAAGAAATTGCTCAGTTTAGAGGGGGTTTTTCTAAATTTGTGCCTGAAATAGTAGCTCAGAAGTTAAAGGAAAAGTTAAAGCTGTAA
- a CDS encoding 3-hydroxybutyryl-CoA dehydrogenase produces MQKIFVVGTGTMGSGIAQVFAENGFDVIIRDVDIKFVERGLGVIENNLKRSVEKGKITEEEKNKVLGRIKGTVDIDEAKDVDFVIEAAIENMEIKKQIFKELDNVCKEGTILATNTSSLSITEIASSTARPEKVIGMHFFNPVPVMKLVEVIKGMKTSEETFNTVKELAQKLGKTPVEVNEAPGFVVNRILIPMINEAIGVLADGVASASDIDEAMKLGANHPIGPLALSDLIGNDVVLAIMDTLYSEFNDSKYRPHPLLRKMVRAGLLGRKTGKGFFEYK; encoded by the coding sequence ATGCAAAAAATATTTGTAGTCGGTACAGGTACAATGGGTTCGGGAATAGCCCAGGTATTTGCAGAAAATGGTTTCGATGTCATAATAAGAGATGTAGATATCAAGTTTGTAGAAAGAGGTTTAGGAGTAATTGAAAACAATCTCAAAAGAAGTGTTGAAAAAGGCAAAATTACAGAAGAAGAAAAAAATAAAGTTTTAGGAAGAATAAAAGGCACTGTTGACATTGATGAGGCGAAAGATGTTGACTTTGTTATTGAAGCAGCTATAGAAAACATGGAGATTAAAAAACAAATTTTTAAAGAGCTTGATAACGTATGCAAAGAAGGTACAATACTTGCAACAAACACTTCTTCTCTTTCAATAACAGAAATAGCAAGTAGCACAGCAAGGCCTGAAAAAGTTATCGGAATGCACTTTTTTAACCCTGTGCCTGTCATGAAATTAGTAGAAGTTATAAAAGGCATGAAGACTTCTGAAGAGACTTTTAATACAGTAAAAGAGCTGGCGCAAAAGCTTGGTAAGACTCCTGTTGAAGTCAATGAAGCTCCTGGCTTTGTAGTAAACAGGATTTTAATTCCCATGATAAATGAAGCTATAGGAGTTTTAGCTGATGGAGTAGCTTCTGCATCTGACATAGATGAAGCGATGAAATTAGGAGCAAACCATCCCATAGGACCTCTTGCTCTTTCTGACCTTATAGGCAATGACGTAGTTCTTGCAATAATGGATACACTTTATTCAGAATTTAATGATTCAAAATACAGACCCCATCCGCTTTTGAGAAAAATGGTTAGAGCAGGACTTTTGGGAAGAAAAACAGGGAAAGGATTTTTTGAATATAAATAA
- a CDS encoding electron transfer flavoprotein subunit beta/FixA family protein, with protein MNILVFIKQVPDTNEVKIDPVTKTLIREGVPSIINPDDKNALEEAIRIKEEYGAKVIVITMGPPQAETALREALAMGADEAYLLTDRVFAGADTYATAKTLSKMAKKFDYDIIFCGRQAIDGDTAQVGPQLAEQLNVPQVTYVKEVKIEGDTLIVKRALEDGYEVIKVKMPVLLTAIKELNTPRYPSIKGIFESYREKEVKIVTAADLGIDPQEVGLKGSPTKVISTTTPETQRAGEIFTGNVKECVQNLVQRLVEKHVI; from the coding sequence ATGAATATACTTGTGTTTATAAAACAAGTGCCTGACACTAACGAAGTCAAGATAGATCCAGTTACAAAAACCCTTATAAGAGAAGGGGTTCCCAGCATAATAAATCCAGATGATAAAAATGCTTTAGAAGAAGCTATAAGAATTAAAGAAGAATATGGAGCAAAAGTTATTGTCATAACAATGGGACCTCCACAGGCTGAAACTGCGTTAAGAGAGGCACTGGCTATGGGTGCCGATGAAGCATATCTTTTGACTGATAGAGTATTTGCGGGTGCTGATACTTATGCAACTGCCAAAACTTTGTCAAAGATGGCTAAAAAATTTGACTATGACATAATATTCTGTGGTAGACAAGCTATAGATGGAGATACTGCGCAGGTAGGCCCCCAATTGGCTGAACAGCTTAATGTTCCTCAAGTGACATATGTTAAAGAAGTAAAAATTGAAGGTGATACACTTATCGTAAAAAGAGCACTTGAAGACGGATATGAAGTCATAAAAGTCAAAATGCCCGTGCTTTTAACAGCGATTAAAGAGCTTAATACTCCAAGGTATCCTTCTATAAAGGGAATATTTGAATCGTATAGAGAAAAAGAAGTTAAAATTGTGACTGCTGCAGATTTAGGAATAGATCCTCAAGAAGTTGGACTTAAAGGGTCTCCTACAAAAGTTATTTCCACAACTACTCCAGAGACACAAAGGGCAGGAGAAATTTTTACGGGCAATGTAAAGGAATGTGTACAAAACCTTGTCCAAAGATTAGTTGAAAAGCATGTTATATGA